The DNA sequence aatatatatattatatatatatatttatatttatatttatgtgtatgtTTTATggtgttcatatttttacacttttttaaatttaccTTTCATATTTCAATAATCTATAATATTTGACTTTTTAttgatacattttttttaacctttcactttttattttattatataaatattattaactataattatttttaagtaacataaaatatattattttttactttttttttttttatattatgtgcTCAggtataatttaaatattataattatacaatataaaatttaataaaaaaaaaaaaaaaaaaaaccacaaataaaaacatattatgtaaatatatacaattgatataaaataaaatagatatatttatattatatcctTTCAAAATGTGTatcacatattttttatattttcactTAAATTGAAattaagaatttttttttttgatgcataactttttattattgttcttctatatattatttatttttatgtcttcttcattatttcttattatgTTTGCCTGTTTGTTAATCCATTTAATGTTCCATTATTGATACAATATGTATTTCTTATGTACCTCTTCAATTttgtcataattattataaaagcatttttttaaatatattattaggtTTTAAAATGTTGTTAGGTTCATCATTTGCTAATTCCACAGGTTTTTGTAtagtttcattttttatcgTTAAAATAACTTTTTCAACAATTTCATttgcttttttatattctatattattcatatacattaaattttctttatgTATCTTTACTCTTTCATCGTGTGGTAcattataatttgttttgATAACTTCAATGATTTTTGGtgtatattttgttctttcCTTATAAATAGGactttttatatcatttaatttgTAATCaggttcattttttttgatatgaaCATGATTATTATTCAGACTATCTTTTATACATTCATTAAATTCTTTATCCAATTCAACTATATTTTCCCTTTTTATATGATtggttatatttttatttacattatcatcattaaaatttttatataataatttatttttatagtatGCATTTTCTATCACAACATTTCTGAAGCAAAATGGATCCTTCAGAAAGTTAACACTAACACCATTTACCTGAACGTTATACCCAGCGTCAATTTCTGGGATCATTGGACCATTAAAGAGAACATTTCTCATCATTCATAAATAACAATtgaaagataatatatatatatatatatatacatatgtatatgaaaaagcagtcttatatattaatatttttttattaaatgttcGTTTGAATTTGTACAAGTGaaagataaaaaatgtgtatatatatgtattttaaatcaagttcatttattatcatatattatttttaatatatatatatataactataaagaatataaagtcatcttttttatttctctttttttattataaacataaaacaaaaaaatgaataatttgCTAAAAAGGATGATTATATACATccacatataattatatcctACTTAAGTGTTAGCCATTTTGgagaaatttatttatatatactttttatgaACATACggttatttacatatatcctttttatgAACAGGtcataacatttttattgtttttcaTGAACGGatcataatttatttattatatttatatgaacagGTCATAATTTACacactatatattttattataataaaagaacacatatttttttatgtttttcattggactatattatttgtattatgttataatataatttttatacatttttttttttattgaattCTCAGAAGAAATTGtaattttcatattctttaaataaaaatgagaggttgccatatatatatatatatatatatatatatatatatagatagatagatatatatagatatgtttttttttgatgaagtattaatataattgattttcaaaaaaaatatatatatatatatatatataaatatataatatattaatgtacttaaaatatattctatgaaaaaaaagaatatatatatatatatatatatattaccatttatatgaaatgtagaaaatttatgttttttctatatacatttttagttacaatataattataacacagaataaaaaaaaaaaaaacaaaatttatatattataaaaaatataaatgacaCACACTtaaaaacaaagaaaaaaaaaaaaaaaaattatagagGTAAAaggtaaattatatatatatatatatataatccctctttttaaaaaatttttaagaaCAAATAAGTGTGCAAATAGATTACGCtcctttttaaataaaggaaaaaaaaaaattttttttgttcacgTAACTTAATAGTTCCTTTTGACACTcgcctttttttttctttttttctatatatatagattaaTTCATTTCACagcaaattaaaaaaaaaaaaaaaaatatatatatataaatgaatatattatatatatatatatatataataaaaaaaaaaaaaaaaattaaatatatatatatatatatatatatatattttgttttttttttcttaaagaacaaaatatatagaagtGTGCAAAGTTCTAATTGTTCTATTGgttcaaaattaaaaaaaacaaattatatataaataaaataaaaagaaatatacacatagatatttgttcattatttatttatattttttttgttttttaatgcttaaattatgaaaatatatatatatatatataaatattatgtatatatttaacaaatatatatataatatatatatattataccgTTGCCTTTCAAATGGCgggataatattttaatatgtaaaaaacattataaaaaggaaaaaatatattatatattcaaacatatttattcttatatttatatgcaaCTAATtaagatattaataaaattataattaaatagataaaatttttttttttttttttttttttttatttctgctaattcatatttgtatatcttttgaattcttttttataagagGAAAATAGGTTTTCAAATTAAAAacgtatatgtatatataagtatatacatatatgtacacaTTGTCAGATAGAAAAAACATATGATTATGTTTTAggtttaattaaaaaattaataatatttttataagaaacCCAAAGAAATTATGGGAAATAATTGCTGTGCAGGAAGAGatgtatgaaaaaatatagaatagAAAATTTatgttgtaatatatataatgttaaatatatgtatatgtgtattgattaattatttatttgttattctatttttttttttttttttttttcaagttactttataaaaataaactacAAGAGTTTGGTATAGAAGGATCCAAGACAATAAGAAAGTTGTTATCCTTCACAAGTAAATCATTTCAtctatttaaattttttatattttaaaagaatgattaaataaaagaaaatattttttcttgttaatttaaaaatttgtatataaataaatatatatatatatatatatattgactTAATTTTATAGGTAATGATATTCTCAGATTTGATAAAGCgtatgatgaaaatgatgtTCAAGAGTTTGTAAACTTATGTTCTTCAACATGCGAAgtagcaaaaaaaaaaaaaaaaaaaaaaaaaatacatatatatatatatatatatatatatgtatatatatatatatatgtgtgtgaatttgttttaatataatttattttgtaaacaTCTAATCAATgaataatcatttttttttttttttttttctctccaTGTAAAACAGATAGAAAAATTAGAAGATAGAATGCATCCTTGGGCTGCTGACCCCAAAACTATTGGTGCATTATCCGCAACTCAATTGGCAATTTTAGCTAGCAAAGAAAGTAAGATGGAAAacaggaaaaataaaaaaattatttttttttttctaaatactaaaatatatatatatatatgtggaaatatttaatttgttataatatatgaaaatttcaTTATTTGTTTTGTAGACGAGCCACATTATAAAGATGCAATACGTGAGGCAAATGGAATAGCcgtttttataaatttattaaaatcacacgtaattatttaaaaaaataaaaaatatacatatatatatatatatgcctttttttttattttttcccccTCTTTTAAACAGGAATTAGATAGAGTACATGCTGCTGTTGTtgctttatcatttttatccgTTGACAGTAAGAAAACcaaaatacataataaaaaaaaaatatatatgcatatatttttcGAAGGTAAGGATTTACGCTAATGTgtcatatttcattttttttgtagatGTTAAAAATTGTATTTGCATGTTTGAATCTGGTGCTTTGCCATATTTAATAAGTGGAATGAAGTCAAATATAGACGGAATGAAAGCTGCTTGTGCTCAAACTTGTAGAAATATTTTTGTCTTAGGTAATAAAAAGaagcatataaaaaataaaatatgtacatttatataatacacacacatatatatatatatatatatatatatatattatcccaCATTTATTCCTTTACATcattttactttatttttcttattacaaaataattttcagataaaaaatataagaaggAATTTTTAAAACTAGGAGGAATCACTCAACTAGTGAATTTACTAGAAttgtaaaaagaaaaaaataaaaaatttatatatgtacatatatatatatatatatatattaaacgtTTGACGtttgtataaattttttgttccaattttttttatatttgcaGACCATCAAATTATGATGATAGTCAACCCTTATATACACAATTAGAAGCTATTTATCACTTGGAAGATTTCATACTggtatgtttttttattattcatttataatatatatatatatatatatattatatgtataataaaataataatattaactgTACATATGTTTTTAATATAGAATGATGGAGATGAAATCCCCGAATTTTTGGAAGCAGTTAAAAACTCCAATTcgataaaaaatttaaaaaccCTACAACAggtattacatatatatatatatatatatatatatatatattattaaatataaagatataataattttttgagataaaataaaatatatccaaAAGAAAAGGATATTTGTGTACTCTTTTTCATGAGtcctttaaaattataacacaataaataaaaatataaatattaatatatatatatatatatatatatatatatatatgttatcatttattatgtactcattttattcttatatatttttcttttagtGCCCTGAGCAAGACTTAGCAGAAGCCTCCAATGTTCTCTTATTGAGACTAACGGATTAatccttttatattttgttctctttctttttcattttataattttttttttctttttttttcatttccccccttttttcatttgatagcatcatatatatatatatatatatatatatatattatatatatattttttttttttttttttttgttatttttgatatgcttttaaatattttaatttgaataataaaacatttaaatTTGTTATAAAGAGGTTGCACaagatcaaaaaaaaataataaaaaaaagaattaaataaaaaaaattttaaaattaaaaatattaaatatatatatatatatatatataatatatccatattgacattttttaaaatgcaATTAAACACATAAAAgaatgacaaaaaaaaaaaaaaaaaaataaatatatatatatatatatattatatacatatatatatttatgattacagattatctttatatataggTATATCTTTCGATTGTAAGAGCATCTCCGAAAAGgaggatatattatttagtcctcttatttcattttttaattgtggCATACATACGATATGAAAATCATTGCTGTATAGATTTTTAATTTGTGTTAGATATTTGGATTGTAATTTTCTTCTTGAGATATAAACATCTTCTAATTCTTCCGTTTTAGAAATAAGATCATTGAAATAGGATTgaatttgttcattttttatttgtgatAATAGATTTTTACAATTTTCTAAATTAACATTTGGTGAATCAAGTGGGAAAACAACTTGATTAACAACAATATTATAACacgaaatattttttttagttaATTCTTGTATTAATCGTTCAGTTTCATATACACTTAAAAATTCAGGGATACAAACACAAACAAAAGTAGTTTTCATGGGGTTTTGGAAATTAGCTTGTATACTACTAGACATAGCATTTAAATGATTAATCTTTTCATATAATGAATCAAATTCcatttcattatttgtaAAGTTTTTCAAAACATTTAAAGtaccttttaatttttctctaatatttattaaatatcctaaagctttttttaataaatctgGAAATGCTAAAAGTCTTAAAGTATGTCCAGTAGGTGCCGTATCAAAAACTATAACCGagtatttcatatttttaattgatTGCATTAATTCAGCAAAACATAAAGCTTCATCAATACCAGGAAAACTATGTAATAATTCTGGAAGTATATTATCAAACATTTCTttcttatttaatttaaaagcTGTATTTTCTGAATAATTCGTATCTATTTCCATACAATATAAATTGTCAAAGGAATTTATTAAAGTTGGCTGATTAGTAAATTTCTGATTAAAAGCATCACTAGTATTATGTGCTGGATctgttgataataataatactgaTTCTCTTCGTTTTGATAACTGAACAGCTATTGAACAAGATGTAGTCGTTTTTCCTACACCTCCTTTTCCTCCTACAAATATCCAATTCAATGATTCATTTTCTATTAATTTATTCAAATTTGTATCGTACTCTTCATCACTATAACCATCACTTTCTAAGCTTAATGAACAAGAAACGGAATTCGATTCATCCTCactcattataataatagaacTTTATgtagaaaaaaggaaaaaataaaaaaaaataataaaaataataaaaaaaaaaaaaaaaaaaaataaataaataaaaaattaaaaaaaaaatttatgggtgtttataaatatatatattttattgtattatcCGTATTTaggttattatatatacatatacgtatgtgttatatatgctttatcatatatatattacttaaaaataatttttctttttttttaaatatatttaaaagatgtAAATATCAagttatacataaaaaaaaaaatatatatatatatatgtatatatatatgtgaatctttttacaaaaaaaaaaaaaaaacttgagaaataataagataaataaaaacaatgatttgataaatatatataatatattgtattttaattttaaattaaaaaaaaaatatatggatatatatattaattaatatgtaatagtaataatacaattatatttatttaaaaggtTATATCggtatatatgttatatttatatatatatatatatatatatattatttttttttttttttttaaatctgttttttaaaaaaatattactaaaaacaaataaaataattctaaaatatttttctatttctatttatattttttttttttttttttttttgggtaGGGAAGAATTTAACTTTATAcgtatatattgatatatatattatatatatatataatgaaaattatttatcctatatatatatatatatatatatatatatatattatatatatatgtatgtatatttttatatatataatattatgtatgtatgtatttatttcaaaaagaaacagaaaaaaaaatacctatgtcatatataaaagaatatagtTACATAGTCacttaaatatattagtacatttttatttttgttgtgAAAAAATATCTTGACAtaatctttattatatatatatatatatatcttaataatcataagaaaaaaaaaaaaaataataatataatataatataatataatataatataaaataaaataaaataaaatacttcTAGGggaatacatacatatatatatatatattttttttttttttttttttttttttttttttaaattcgtcatatataatatttgtaggataaaacatattatatattataatgtataaatatgaaaagctttatttttttatgtgttgGAAAAAATGTAGATTTAATAATTTGACAAAAGTATTTTTACATTCGTCAAACGATTATTATAACAACTtgaatgttataaaaaaagaaaaaggtaTTTTTGAAAAGTTATTATGTATTGGAAATTATAATGTagataatttttgttttgataaagaattatatgaaaaatatagagaatgtataaaaaatgattatgaGAAAATAcgaataaaattaaaagaaagaaaacaGAACGAatacaataatatacataGTAAAAATTTAGAACACAATGAATctaatatttgtaataataataataataataatataaatgtatatgaatcttatctatataatattatacaaaataatgattataaagaTATACTTATTAGTGATGTGATATATGAAAAcgggaaaaatatattatgtataggAGAAGCAAATTTATCGTTtagtttattattacaaaaaaatttgaACTTATGTAAAGTTGTTTCAACATCTAGAGAAGATGAATCagtgttaataaaaaaatttgggaaaaaatatttttcaaaaaatttaaaattattagaaaGTTCGGgtggtatatatatacctaatATGAATGTAGAAAATTTATCAAATcagtttttaaaaaatacgtttgatattattatatttaacttCCCGTTTGTATTACCTACAAAAGAatgtattgaaaaaaaatggaatattaaattagaaagagaagaaatatatagtgataatttaaaaaatgaaacaaatagtaataataatagtaatagtaataataataacaaaagtaataataacaatggtaataataacagtagtaataatgtttatataaaatattataaaaaaacagaatactttttattaaacaaattgatttatcatttatttaaatgtgCATcccatttattaaaaaatgaaggatttttacatataagattaaatgataaatatttaacaTGCTCCTTTCCAAAAAATATGTCCTTAtcatttttacaaaaaattgatttttcaaattcttatattatctataaaTCGTTGAAATATGTACCATCTCTTTTTGATTGCACATTCTTAAATtatgaagataaaaaaaaagaaaagaccAAAAATAATGTTATCTTTACATCTagtggaaaaaaaatattcaaaagtTTTAAAATGAAGCACACATCAACgttaatttttcaaaaaatttaaacaacaaaaaaaataaaatgaaaaaaaaataaaaattaaaaaaaaaaaaataattcatgTTGGTAATAAGACTCGAGGTGAATTATGGGAATAATAAACATACGGCAAAATGAGatataaaatgtacatattGTAAGTaaacacacacacatatatatgtatatattatatatatatatatatatatatatatatatatttgtgtgtaTGTaaggttttaaaaaaatagggTATacgtttatatattaaaataattatatgtgcGAACGGTAAAAACAATTCAAAGGAGCGgcataaatattatgtatatatataaatatatatatatatttatttatttattattattttttttttttgtgtatccAATTTATATTATGCCCTTTTTTTTAGATTAAAATTAACAACTTTATTGTTAtgtaatatatcatatacaaTATTTGCGGAAGAGAAATTAAATGGGGAATTAAAATGCATAATAagttgtttatattttttaactttatcattatatcctttattacatttatcagttttattttttaaatgatcttttaatttgatttgattaatataatcattattattaaaatttactGATTGTTCTTTTTGGTATACATTAATTtgtatattgttttttttttttgtttttgtttttttttttttagtaaaaCAGGGATTCatataaagaaatttatTCCAATAAATAGCCATATCAACAGctatataagatatattgATATCTTtagattt is a window from the Plasmodium falciparum 3D7 genome assembly, chromosome: 4 genome containing:
- a CDS encoding armadillo-domain containing rhoptry protein, with translation MGNNCCAGRDLLYKNKLQEFGIEGSKTIRKLLSFTSNDILRFDKAYDENDVQEFVNLCSSTCEIEKLEDRMHPWAADPKTIGALSATQLAILASKENEPHYKDAIREANGIAVFINLLKSHELDRVHAAVVALSFLSVDNVKNCICMFESGALPYLISGMKSNIDGMKAACAQTCRNIFVLDKKYKKEFLKLGGITQLVNLLELPSNYDDSQPLYTQLEAIYHLEDFILNDGDEIPEFLEAVKNSNSIKNLKTLQQCPEQDLAEASNVLLLRLTD
- a CDS encoding arsenical pump-driving ATPase, putative translates to MSEDESNSVSCSLSLESDGYSDEEYDTNLNKLIENESLNWIFVGGKGGVGKTTTSCSIAVQLSKRRESVLLLSTDPAHNTSDAFNQKFTNQPTLINSFDNLYCMEIDTNYSENTAFKLNKKEMFDNILPELLHSFPGIDEALCFAELMQSIKNMKYSVIVFDTAPTGHTLRLLAFPDLLKKALGYLINIREKLKGTLNVLKNFTNNEMEFDSLYEKINHLNAMSSSIQANFQNPMKTTFVCVCIPEFLSVYETERLIQELTKKNISCYNIVVNQVVFPLDSPNVNLENCKNLLSQIKNEQIQSYFNDLISKTEELEDVYISRRKLQSKYLTQIKNLYSNDFHIVCMPQLKNEIRGLNNISSFSEMLLQSKDIPIYKDNL